The Halalkalibacter krulwichiae genome has a segment encoding these proteins:
- the tnpB gene encoding IS66 family insertion sequence element accessory protein TnpB (TnpB, as the term is used for proteins encoded by IS66 family insertion elements, is considered an accessory protein, since TnpC, encoded by a neighboring gene, is a DDE family transposase.) — protein MDDQSTLPCLFVFCNRQRDKIKILHWEHNGFWLYYRRLEKGTFPWPEDSSSSPQMISHRQFRWLLDGLSIDQKSAHPKVIAQRVI, from the coding sequence ATGGATGATCAATCAACGCTCCCATGTCTATTTGTTTTCTGCAATAGACAACGAGATAAGATCAAAATCCTTCACTGGGAACATAATGGATTTTGGCTCTATTATCGCCGTTTAGAAAAGGGTACGTTCCCTTGGCCAGAAGATTCATCTTCTTCTCCGCAAATGATTAGCCACCGTCAGTTCCGTTGGTTACTTGACGGCCTTTCTATAGATCAAAAATCAGCACATCCAAAAGTTATCGCACAACGTGTCATTTAA
- the tnpA gene encoding IS66 family insertion sequence element accessory protein TnpA, which translates to MKRKEKHDLWKKRMEAYEASGETIQEWVSKHDDITEYQFHYWRKKIKAEINSGPNNEVNHTWTSFDVPTFTTTSIEVRLDDLSVYIPENVSEEHLSRVLRVLRNG; encoded by the coding sequence ATGAAGCGTAAAGAAAAACACGATTTGTGGAAAAAACGCATGGAGGCATACGAAGCCAGCGGGGAGACGATACAAGAATGGGTATCTAAACATGATGACATTACAGAATATCAATTCCACTATTGGCGTAAGAAAATCAAGGCAGAAATAAACTCAGGTCCAAATAACGAGGTAAACCACACTTGGACATCTTTTGATGTCCCTACCTTCACCACCACATCTATTGAAGTGAGACTAGACGATCTGTCTGTCTATATTCCTGAAAATGTGAGTGAAGAACATTTGTCCCGTGTACTACGCGTGTTGAGAAATGGATGA
- a CDS encoding McrB family protein, giving the protein MKKVRSWSKPYLLNLIGRKRVDWSIFQYGTQIPLDFHEDFAQANANKFLRLGERVPVELLVDEETYKATLVYFQRKNSEGGSLQLRYDQNTVLKELLKSAFTSSYEFFSENREEKSKKPVYTPDEMAEYIDFYQTETPFKYRVSFQKKEENSNPAFWWVNQGKTHNQEKEGGFLWAPQKSKRGFPVPHHVSLLRARVGDFVFCYSDKEIKALGIVQDEVVESNKPSEIVSNEWQEDGYLLSIKYFEIQPKIKKEDIPLEWRVSEAGPFDVNGDIKQGYFFELSDSFASKLCEQFKERLPREVVDIIGHSGPEQDLVEVKEQPQQYTSRNLTAHIYSFIRSKGFYYTETEINNLYLSLKTKPFVILSGISGTGKTKIVQWLAESVGATEENGQFALIPVRPDWSDGSDLLGYTDIKGDFKEGPLTTVLKNAIGHPDLPYFVLLDEMNLARVEHYFSDLLSVMESRKWENGKLVTSLVLPKEVVGSDVYLPSNVYIIGTVNMDETTHPFSKKVLDRANTLEFNRVKLDHLDFLLETTEKVPIVLHNDVFATKYLHLKGVYAEYPQLVEEVTGVLVEINKVLQISSANVGYRVRDEICFYLAYNDESNLMERKEALDHCILQKILPRLSGSDTRIERVLKALFKLFTNKEIERAEDGRPDDLIYAVYPKSAEKVLEMIRRLEDDGFTSFWISS; this is encoded by the coding sequence ATGAAAAAAGTTAGAAGTTGGTCAAAACCATATTTGTTGAATTTGATTGGTAGAAAGAGAGTAGATTGGTCAATCTTTCAATATGGGACGCAGATTCCATTAGATTTTCATGAGGATTTTGCGCAGGCGAATGCCAATAAATTTTTGCGGCTTGGTGAGCGAGTTCCAGTTGAGTTATTAGTTGATGAGGAAACATATAAGGCGACATTAGTTTACTTTCAAAGGAAAAACTCAGAGGGAGGTTCCTTGCAACTTCGGTATGATCAAAATACAGTATTAAAAGAATTGCTTAAAAGTGCTTTTACTTCTTCTTATGAATTCTTTAGTGAAAATAGAGAAGAAAAGTCAAAGAAACCAGTTTATACACCTGATGAGATGGCTGAATACATAGATTTTTATCAAACTGAAACTCCTTTTAAGTATAGAGTGTCTTTTCAGAAAAAAGAGGAGAATTCGAATCCTGCTTTTTGGTGGGTCAATCAGGGGAAAACTCATAACCAAGAAAAAGAAGGTGGGTTTCTTTGGGCTCCCCAGAAGTCTAAGAGGGGCTTTCCTGTGCCGCATCATGTAAGCCTTTTAAGGGCACGGGTTGGAGATTTTGTGTTTTGTTATTCAGATAAAGAGATAAAGGCACTTGGGATTGTGCAAGATGAAGTAGTTGAGTCGAATAAGCCTAGTGAGATCGTTAGTAATGAGTGGCAAGAAGATGGCTATTTGCTGAGTATAAAGTACTTTGAGATTCAACCGAAGATTAAAAAAGAAGACATTCCGTTAGAGTGGAGGGTATCAGAAGCTGGTCCGTTTGATGTAAATGGTGATATTAAACAGGGGTATTTCTTTGAGCTTTCAGATTCCTTTGCTAGTAAGTTATGTGAGCAATTTAAAGAAAGATTACCAAGGGAAGTGGTAGATATTATCGGTCATTCAGGCCCTGAACAAGATTTGGTGGAAGTAAAGGAACAACCTCAACAATATACGTCTAGAAATCTTACTGCACACATTTATTCTTTCATTAGAAGCAAAGGATTTTATTATACTGAGACAGAAATTAACAATCTTTATCTCTCTCTCAAAACCAAACCCTTCGTCATCCTCTCTGGAATTTCTGGTACAGGCAAAACCAAAATCGTCCAATGGCTCGCAGAAAGTGTTGGAGCGACAGAGGAGAATGGTCAATTCGCTTTAATTCCAGTTCGTCCGGATTGGAGTGATGGATCTGATTTACTTGGGTATACGGACATCAAAGGTGATTTCAAGGAAGGGCCACTTACAACAGTATTAAAGAATGCCATTGGTCATCCTGATCTCCCTTATTTTGTCTTATTAGACGAAATGAATCTCGCGCGTGTGGAGCATTATTTTAGTGACTTATTAAGCGTTATGGAAAGTCGGAAGTGGGAGAATGGCAAACTTGTAACGTCTTTGGTTCTTCCGAAAGAAGTTGTTGGAAGTGATGTTTATTTGCCTTCAAATGTCTATATCATTGGAACTGTGAACATGGATGAAACGACGCATCCTTTTAGTAAGAAGGTGTTGGACCGGGCGAATACGCTTGAGTTTAATCGGGTGAAGTTGGATCATTTAGACTTTTTGCTAGAAACAACGGAGAAGGTTCCAATTGTTTTACATAACGATGTGTTTGCGACAAAGTATCTTCACTTAAAAGGTGTTTATGCTGAGTATCCGCAGTTAGTCGAAGAGGTGACCGGTGTCCTTGTAGAGATTAATAAAGTGCTCCAAATTAGTTCGGCTAATGTTGGTTACCGGGTTCGTGACGAGATTTGTTTTTACCTTGCTTATAACGACGAAAGCAATCTGATGGAGCGCAAGGAAGCGTTGGACCATTGCATTCTACAAAAGATCTTGCCACGTCTATCAGGGAGTGACACTCGAATTGAAAGAGTGTTGAAGGCTTTGTTTAAGCTGTTTACGAATAAAGAAATTGAACGTGCCGAGGATGGTAGGCCTGATGATCTAATTTATGCGGTGTATCCAAAAAGTGCTGAAAAGGTGCTAGAGATGATAAGGAGGTTAGAAGACGATGGCTTTACTTCCTTCTGGATCAGCTCCTAA
- a CDS encoding restriction endonuclease-like protein encodes MALLPSGSAPKEVELVVIETKSFSLVIKGRPFHERYEGLQQYRRLDFHDVMQFDYHGESVEEVLVFDVEQQALVSYSNQRPIFFENSVYQVIVSPKEERELSFYHEHQSLRKAISRVSIGTSYLLMGNLQFQNEVGLSTFEIRDEKQTLLEVTIEVFPSKLDYKRDYQRLLEEVNDEIYNLAFHFLKKTYLGAQIKLDGQPSLAEFYRLITVHFQSFLQAIDRIERQPHHKLMKKHERVRGDQLQRLDSTGRSYLRKNAQLFVEVNQGLTINGRNVMPREGLNIKKELTYDTAENRYVKWMITRLIDKLEFLCEKLSNKKWPKTETDAELLDKVKGMIHKLTRKKKNPFWKEIGALDRSVMSLVLQMAPGYRDAFQIYLTVSKGLALQGKLYQMSVKDVAELYECWTFLKLGQLLQRKYTQVSQDVVKVNRDGLFVRLDTNQSAKRVFKHPVTNEKITLTYQMTEKNPTTTQKPDSVLSIEKQGKDYVYNYVFDAKYRIDFAVKDSYYGGKYNTPGPLEEDINTMHRYRDSIVAKQKGPYERTAFGAYVLFPWEDEASYADHHFYKSIDEVNIGGLPFLPSATDLVEQFVERLIEKSPEEIQAEGILPRGTRADFVSALEEKVLVGVVSTEHQYRKCMQDASFVLEAGALKRGWQEAKYVALYVSKEVGIQNGVWNYGEIRDVNVRDDGSVCFFVKSWVNLPVLIKPVHYGIAGYAMTTLFQLKEAKELPELFMKSKDEMAVWRMLRRVSDRIQVELDSKHLDQANSIEKYRFKDVEIRMNRLENRVEIVKGEVQKVVEYDELRKKPSGMFREVLKVVEGD; translated from the coding sequence ATGGCTTTACTTCCTTCTGGATCAGCTCCTAAGGAAGTTGAGCTGGTTGTTATAGAGACAAAATCGTTTTCCCTTGTGATTAAGGGGAGGCCGTTTCATGAACGCTATGAGGGATTGCAGCAGTACAGGCGTCTTGATTTCCATGATGTAATGCAGTTTGACTATCATGGAGAATCTGTGGAAGAAGTACTTGTTTTCGATGTTGAGCAGCAGGCACTAGTCAGTTACTCAAATCAACGCCCGATTTTCTTTGAAAACAGTGTGTATCAAGTGATTGTTTCTCCTAAAGAGGAGAGAGAGCTTTCCTTTTATCATGAGCATCAAAGCTTGCGGAAGGCGATCAGTCGAGTGAGCATTGGTACGTCTTATCTACTGATGGGGAATTTGCAGTTCCAGAATGAAGTTGGTCTTTCAACGTTTGAGATTCGTGATGAGAAACAAACGCTGCTAGAGGTCACGATTGAGGTGTTTCCGTCTAAGCTTGATTACAAGAGAGATTATCAAAGGCTCTTAGAAGAAGTGAATGATGAGATTTACAATTTGGCGTTTCACTTTTTGAAAAAGACATACTTAGGAGCACAGATCAAGCTAGATGGACAGCCTTCCTTGGCAGAGTTTTATCGCCTTATCACGGTTCATTTTCAATCGTTTCTACAAGCCATTGATCGAATTGAGCGGCAGCCGCATCATAAGCTTATGAAAAAGCATGAAAGGGTGAGGGGAGATCAACTGCAGCGTCTTGATTCAACAGGAAGAAGCTATTTACGGAAGAATGCTCAACTTTTTGTTGAAGTTAACCAAGGTTTGACGATAAATGGTCGTAATGTGATGCCAAGAGAAGGACTTAACATAAAAAAAGAGCTAACCTATGATACAGCAGAAAACCGTTATGTGAAATGGATGATCACGAGGCTGATTGATAAGCTGGAGTTCTTGTGTGAGAAGCTTAGTAATAAAAAGTGGCCAAAGACGGAGACGGATGCTGAACTTCTAGATAAGGTCAAAGGAATGATTCATAAGCTTACGCGTAAAAAGAAGAATCCGTTTTGGAAGGAAATTGGTGCTTTGGATCGCTCGGTGATGAGTCTTGTTTTGCAGATGGCACCGGGCTATCGCGATGCTTTTCAAATCTATTTAACTGTCTCAAAGGGGCTTGCCTTACAAGGGAAGCTCTATCAAATGTCGGTGAAAGATGTTGCCGAACTATATGAATGTTGGACGTTCTTAAAGCTTGGTCAACTATTGCAAAGAAAATATACTCAAGTTAGTCAAGATGTTGTGAAGGTAAATAGGGATGGTTTGTTTGTACGACTCGATACCAATCAATCAGCCAAACGAGTGTTCAAGCATCCGGTAACGAATGAAAAAATTACGTTAACCTATCAGATGACAGAGAAGAATCCAACAACGACACAGAAGCCTGATAGTGTTCTCAGCATTGAAAAGCAAGGGAAGGACTACGTCTACAACTATGTGTTTGATGCAAAGTACCGGATCGATTTTGCCGTGAAGGATAGCTACTACGGCGGAAAATACAATACACCTGGACCGTTAGAAGAAGATATTAATACGATGCACCGCTACCGTGATTCGATTGTGGCCAAGCAAAAAGGGCCTTATGAACGCACCGCTTTTGGAGCGTATGTCCTGTTCCCTTGGGAAGATGAAGCGAGCTATGCGGATCATCATTTTTATAAAAGCATTGATGAAGTCAATATCGGAGGCTTGCCGTTTTTACCGTCTGCGACTGATCTAGTGGAGCAGTTTGTGGAACGGTTGATTGAAAAGAGCCCAGAGGAGATTCAAGCTGAAGGGATCTTGCCGCGAGGAACAAGGGCGGATTTTGTTTCTGCTTTAGAAGAAAAGGTATTAGTCGGTGTGGTCTCAACGGAGCATCAGTACCGGAAATGTATGCAGGATGCCTCTTTTGTGTTGGAAGCAGGTGCGTTAAAGCGTGGCTGGCAAGAGGCAAAGTATGTTGCCTTATATGTGAGCAAGGAAGTAGGGATTCAAAACGGGGTGTGGAATTACGGGGAGATTCGGGATGTGAATGTCCGTGATGATGGCTCTGTTTGTTTCTTTGTCAAATCTTGGGTGAATTTACCTGTTTTAATTAAGCCGGTTCACTACGGAATTGCTGGTTATGCGATGACGACATTGTTTCAGTTAAAAGAAGCAAAGGAGCTGCCTGAGCTGTTTATGAAATCGAAGGATGAAATGGCTGTTTGGCGGATGCTGAGGAGAGTGTCTGACCGGATTCAGGTGGAACTAGATTCAAAGCACCTCGATCAGGCGAATAGTATTGAGAAGTATCGTTTTAAGGATGTAGAAATTCGGATGAATCGTTTGGAGAATCGAGTTGAGATTGTGAAAGGTGAAGTTCAGAAAGTTGTTGAGTATGATGAATTAAGAAAGAAGCCGAGTGGGATGTTTCGCGAGGTTTTGAAGGTGGTTGAAGGGGATTGA
- a CDS encoding 3'-5' exonuclease, whose translation MDFVAIDFETANTNRSSACSIGLVVVRNGKVAEEYYQLIKPNEMYFDPICVRIHGITSEDVKDAPTFHDVWKDISHLLEGKLVIAHNASFDMSVLRHSLDEYQLDYPSFSYNCTVNVSKKTWLGLHSYSLNVVADHLQIEFKHHHALEDAQVAAQVYLQACKHNNVSKHEDLIEKLEIGQGTVYPNGYTPARANKKRSKKKSSAVKVK comes from the coding sequence TTGGATTTTGTTGCGATTGACTTTGAAACAGCAAATACAAATCGTTCAAGTGCTTGTTCGATTGGACTTGTTGTCGTAAGAAACGGCAAGGTTGCCGAGGAATATTACCAATTAATTAAACCTAATGAGATGTACTTCGACCCAATATGTGTGAGAATACATGGGATTACCTCTGAAGATGTTAAAGACGCCCCAACGTTTCATGATGTTTGGAAGGATATCTCTCATCTATTAGAAGGAAAACTCGTCATAGCTCACAATGCTAGCTTTGATATGTCTGTATTGAGACACTCATTGGATGAATATCAACTTGATTATCCATCCTTTTCATATAACTGCACAGTGAATGTTTCGAAAAAAACATGGCTTGGTCTCCATAGTTATTCGTTAAATGTAGTGGCAGATCATTTACAAATCGAATTCAAACACCACCATGCTCTAGAGGATGCACAAGTAGCAGCCCAAGTATATTTGCAAGCTTGCAAACACAACAACGTTTCAAAACACGAAGACCTTATCGAGAAACTAGAAATTGGCCAAGGAACCGTTTATCCTAATGGGTATACACCGGCGCGGGCTAATAAAAAGAGAAGTAAGAAAAAGAGTAGTGCGGTGAAAGTAAAGTGA
- a CDS encoding LacI family DNA-binding transcriptional regulator yields the protein MIVINATMKDVAKAAGVSIGTVSKVINKSGFVRPQIRERVLLAISLLNYKPNGIARSLKNSKTNIIGVILPGLNDLYSMRILNSIEKVASTKGYKIIYCSTNGEVAREIKSLQWLIEKRVDGILFYPSSEELTDVEIPASIPVVLLERQIKGYNFTAIMHEHIEACRQLIEPLTNKDFQKIIFFHGPIRSSIEWSKVDGIYKTLEYLGIESEDQLFIEVNVKQDKRALTDFMSKTLLKRQEVTAVLSTNPTLLSASIRACQNIELSLEEDIEVCGFGDIDPYGIIMPPIRIAEEQPEELAKVAFNALFEQISKPTKKLNQTFFITHKLIN from the coding sequence GTGATTGTTATTAACGCAACTATGAAGGACGTAGCAAAAGCAGCAGGGGTCTCTATAGGAACTGTGTCAAAGGTTATCAATAAGTCTGGTTTTGTAAGACCTCAAATTAGAGAAAGAGTCTTATTAGCAATTTCTTTGCTTAATTACAAACCAAATGGAATTGCACGTAGTTTAAAGAATTCAAAAACGAATATTATCGGTGTAATTTTACCAGGATTAAATGATCTTTACTCTATGAGGATTTTAAACAGCATCGAGAAAGTCGCTTCAACGAAAGGATATAAAATTATCTATTGTTCTACTAATGGCGAGGTAGCAAGAGAGATTAAATCTCTACAATGGCTTATAGAAAAAAGGGTTGATGGGATCTTATTTTATCCATCTAGCGAAGAGCTTACGGATGTAGAGATACCAGCATCTATTCCCGTTGTCCTGCTCGAACGCCAGATAAAGGGTTATAATTTTACGGCAATAATGCATGAACATATTGAAGCTTGTAGACAACTTATTGAACCACTTACAAATAAAGACTTCCAGAAAATAATATTTTTTCATGGACCGATAAGAAGTTCTATTGAATGGTCAAAGGTAGATGGAATTTACAAAACTCTTGAGTATCTAGGGATTGAGAGTGAGGATCAACTGTTTATAGAAGTGAATGTTAAACAGGATAAAAGGGCGCTTACTGATTTTATGAGCAAGACCTTACTAAAAAGGCAAGAAGTAACAGCGGTTCTTTCTACAAATCCTACATTATTATCCGCATCTATAAGGGCTTGTCAAAACATTGAATTATCACTTGAAGAAGATATTGAAGTTTGCGGATTTGGAGATATTGATCCTTATGGAATCATAATGCCGCCAATAAGAATAGCAGAAGAGCAACCGGAAGAGTTAGCTAAAGTAGCTTTTAATGCGTTGTTTGAACAGATAAGTAAACCTACAAAGAAGCTTAATCAAACTTTCTTTATAACTCACAAACTTATAAATTAA
- a CDS encoding substrate-binding domain-containing protein, which yields MKKLLLSLLLLMVFIMTACSSGEESSSPSEGEASNDITIGLSNSTQDIDFFVALKQGVEQGAEQQGFNLISVNANNDSAKQIADIEDLVQQGVSAILVNPQDAEAIVPGIEVANAANIPVIAIDRGATAGELLAFLETDNVEMGQKAADYIAEKLKERHGDYVGKVVELQGLQGSTAARDRGEGFNKQMEEKYPNIEIVARQPADFNQEKALNVMTNILQANSEIDAVFGHNDDNAVGAANAIEQAGRFKPAGDDEHIYVIGIDGNRQAIQGIENGSIDATISQVPIKMGEMAVEYAKAYLEGNDVEAHTYTRNFLVTKENVETEDLWAKELK from the coding sequence ATGAAAAAACTATTATTATCGTTGCTTTTGTTAATGGTTTTTATAATGACTGCATGTAGTTCAGGTGAAGAATCCTCTAGCCCTAGTGAAGGGGAAGCAAGTAATGATATTACTATAGGTCTATCTAATTCAACTCAAGACATTGACTTCTTTGTAGCATTGAAACAGGGTGTTGAACAAGGTGCAGAACAACAAGGTTTCAATTTGATTAGTGTAAATGCCAATAATGATAGTGCGAAACAAATTGCAGACATTGAAGATCTTGTTCAACAAGGTGTGAGTGCAATATTAGTGAATCCGCAAGATGCTGAAGCGATTGTTCCAGGAATTGAAGTTGCAAATGCTGCAAATATTCCTGTTATTGCTATCGATCGCGGTGCAACTGCTGGAGAACTTCTTGCATTTTTGGAGACAGATAATGTGGAAATGGGGCAAAAAGCAGCTGATTATATTGCAGAAAAGTTAAAAGAACGCCACGGTGATTACGTGGGGAAAGTCGTTGAGTTACAGGGGTTACAAGGTTCGACAGCTGCACGTGATAGAGGAGAAGGATTCAATAAACAAATGGAAGAGAAGTATCCAAATATTGAAATTGTAGCGCGTCAGCCGGCAGATTTTAACCAAGAAAAAGCATTAAATGTTATGACGAATATTCTTCAAGCTAATAGTGAGATTGATGCAGTATTTGGACACAACGATGATAATGCTGTTGGTGCTGCAAATGCAATTGAACAGGCAGGAAGGTTTAAACCGGCTGGAGATGACGAACATATCTATGTCATTGGAATTGATGGAAATCGACAAGCGATTCAAGGGATCGAAAATGGTTCAATTGATGCAACGATCTCTCAAGTACCAATCAAAATGGGTGAAATGGCAGTTGAATATGCAAAAGCATATTTAGAAGGTAACGACGTAGAAGCACACACGTATACGAGAAATTTCCTCGTAACAAAAGAAAATGTAGAAACGGAAGATTTATGGGCTAAGGAGTTAAAGTAA
- a CDS encoding sugar ABC transporter ATP-binding protein, with protein MFGEALLSMKGISKGFPGVQALESVNLSIGKGEVIGLLGENGAGKSTLMKILSGEYISDEGDIFLEGAKVSLNNTKDAQNLGISIIHQELNLLPYLTVAENIYIHSLPRKGINLNRKKLLQDTKSLLKELKFDIDPDAQVGSMTVASQQLVEIAKALSFNSKIIVMDEPTSAITEQESKKLFDIIRGLKEKGISIIYISHRMEEIYEICDRVIVLRDGKNAGEGKTIDLTTDEIVKMLVGREMTSIYPSKKSTEKRDEVVLEVKSLSIKDQVQNASFKLYKGEILGFSGLMGAGRTELMEGIFGYRKKDSGDIFINGKNVTIKSTRDAINLKIGFVPEDRRHQGMIAGFTVAENISIVVLKKLLGTFKNIKSSREKEIAEEYISKLRIKTFDSKTKIANLSGGNQQKAIIAKWLETKPDILILDEPTRGIDIRAKQEIYKIMNEIAEQGTSIIMVSSELPEVLGLSDRVVVMAKGRVTGEYKKEDATAEKVMKLATEGV; from the coding sequence ATGTTTGGAGAAGCACTATTGTCGATGAAGGGTATCTCTAAAGGTTTTCCAGGTGTGCAAGCGCTAGAATCGGTAAATCTCTCTATTGGTAAAGGGGAGGTTATCGGTTTGCTAGGAGAAAATGGCGCTGGAAAGTCTACGTTAATGAAGATCCTTAGTGGGGAGTACATTTCAGATGAGGGTGACATTTTTTTAGAGGGCGCCAAAGTATCTTTAAACAATACAAAGGATGCTCAAAACCTAGGAATTAGCATTATTCATCAAGAATTAAATTTGCTTCCTTATTTGACTGTTGCAGAAAATATTTATATTCATTCCCTACCTCGAAAAGGAATAAATTTAAACCGAAAAAAATTACTGCAAGATACAAAGTCATTATTAAAAGAATTAAAGTTTGATATTGATCCAGATGCTCAAGTTGGTAGTATGACTGTGGCATCTCAGCAACTAGTAGAAATTGCAAAAGCACTATCCTTTAATTCGAAAATTATCGTTATGGATGAACCTACCTCAGCAATTACGGAGCAAGAATCAAAAAAACTATTTGACATCATTCGCGGACTAAAAGAAAAAGGAATATCCATTATTTATATATCTCATCGTATGGAAGAAATTTATGAAATATGTGATCGTGTAATTGTTCTTCGTGATGGAAAGAACGCTGGTGAAGGGAAGACGATAGATTTAACTACTGATGAAATTGTTAAGATGCTAGTAGGAAGAGAGATGACAAGTATTTATCCTTCGAAAAAGAGTACAGAAAAAAGAGATGAAGTTGTTTTGGAGGTTAAAAGTCTGTCTATAAAAGACCAGGTTCAAAATGCGTCTTTCAAATTATATAAGGGTGAAATTTTAGGTTTCTCTGGTTTGATGGGGGCCGGAAGAACAGAATTAATGGAAGGTATTTTCGGTTATAGAAAAAAGGATTCAGGAGACATATTTATAAATGGTAAGAACGTCACAATCAAATCTACAAGAGATGCAATCAATCTTAAAATTGGATTTGTGCCTGAAGACAGAAGACATCAAGGGATGATCGCTGGTTTTACTGTTGCTGAAAACATAAGTATTGTTGTCTTAAAAAAATTATTAGGAACATTTAAGAATATTAAATCAAGTAGAGAAAAGGAAATTGCTGAAGAATATATTTCAAAATTACGTATTAAAACATTTGATTCGAAGACAAAAATAGCAAACTTAAGTGGTGGTAATCAACAGAAAGCAATTATTGCCAAATGGCTAGAAACAAAACCAGATATTTTAATTTTAGATGAGCCTACTAGAGGTATAGATATTAGGGCAAAACAAGAAATCTACAAAATTATGAACGAAATTGCTGAACAAGGTACATCAATTATTATGGTTTCTTCTGAATTACCAGAAGTCTTAGGACTCAGTGATAGAGTCGTGGTTATGGCTAAGGGAAGGGTCACTGGTGAATACAAGAAAGAGGACGCAACCGCTGAGAAAGTCATGAAACTAGCTACGGAAGGAGTGTAG
- a CDS encoding ABC transporter permease translates to MTFVIITSGIDLGVGAVLGLTSVVTAGMVSAGFPIIIVLMLAMLLGAMCGLINGFFITRFSMAPFIVTLAMMAAARSVAMVYTDAKTISIYDDAFFRYLRSGEILGIPVMILIPIIIFLVAHYVLRYTIFGRYVYAIGNNKKSAELSGINVKRVELSVYIIAGFLSGIAGILMTARLGSGTPLAGSNLELMAIAAVVIGGSSLMGGRGTVYGTVIGVLLINVINTGMNLMNISSHYQGLMMGVVILLAALIDSYGNKKKNR, encoded by the coding sequence ATGACCTTTGTCATTATTACCTCTGGTATTGATTTAGGAGTTGGGGCTGTATTAGGACTTACAAGTGTTGTGACAGCAGGGATGGTCAGTGCCGGTTTTCCAATTATTATCGTGTTAATGCTTGCAATGTTGCTAGGTGCAATGTGCGGGTTGATTAATGGGTTTTTTATAACGAGATTCAGCATGGCTCCTTTTATTGTAACTTTAGCAATGATGGCTGCTGCTAGATCTGTCGCAATGGTTTATACAGATGCAAAGACTATCTCTATCTATGATGACGCTTTTTTTAGGTATCTTAGATCAGGAGAGATCTTAGGGATTCCTGTCATGATTCTTATACCCATTATTATCTTCCTAGTTGCTCATTATGTCTTACGATATACGATTTTTGGAAGATATGTTTATGCAATAGGGAATAACAAAAAATCAGCTGAGCTTTCAGGTATAAATGTAAAAAGGGTTGAGCTTTCTGTTTATATTATAGCGGGTTTTCTCTCTGGAATCGCTGGTATTTTAATGACTGCCCGACTAGGATCAGGAACCCCTTTAGCTGGATCAAATCTTGAGTTAATGGCAATAGCTGCAGTAGTAATTGGTGGCTCTAGTTTAATGGGAGGCCGTGGAACTGTTTATGGAACTGTAATAGGTGTTCTTTTAATAAACGTAATTAACACTGGTATGAACTTGATGAATATCTCATCTCATTATCAAGGGTTAATGATGGGGGTAGTTATTCTATTAGCAGCCTTGATAGATTCATATGGTAATAAAAAGAAAAACAGATAA